One genomic region from Nymphaea colorata isolate Beijing-Zhang1983 chromosome 10, ASM883128v2, whole genome shotgun sequence encodes:
- the LOC116261865 gene encoding uncharacterized protein LOC116261865 isoform X1 codes for MPLTRYVIRNEYSLADPEVYRCVEKDDPEALLEGIAMAGLIGVLRQLGDLAEFAAELFHDLHEEVMATSARGHGLMIRVQQLEAELPSIEKAFLSRTNHLEFAYGTGSDWHSSERIEQNLVTRGDLPRFVMDSYEECRAPPRLFLLDKFDIAGAGACLKRYSDPSFFKMELASSGALKADEVQIGKRARRVKRKAFRQRNGDTLEALLDSSTDDASLAPDVKSAKTEKIPFHIVKLKMRQMNGYACSNKKLGGTYMEQILEATVDNNDHILAVNHFSSLVNALDDVSSALELHGKNKEDSLNFLQQNGNVQVPSTKRLKDMLALPSNESVCDLGGSAPENSVETIDHGKKQAVTVNDGIQEDIVVDSERKTVMTAREERSDDFVGDLETYLDALATIESEIETDSECQIKHENELFTLNHLGVDSDRNGDQLCQLSESCNSHVENSPASYDSNCSFVKGDREISYTDSLHGLTDRKPPQVAKVLPIDDSLETMNISSDSQNSLELKDLMLGNLCDEPHPASAENTPTSLTDDALVRSSASDGSSTIEDMNDITLTEDSEKCVEAPISSTAVDAPFESAASCHTSEDAACGSAEHASASKLSSMNEKSSPDEGQILVAVMTPESNEQHKSVETPNSDVTGDVHVEGASSCKMSGEEASASLMVHAVSTFASPHEEPIKDKAQKPAPVMFPESNEECKPAKFIICDVQFEGASSCQTSGEVSFSHDKPTSDEVYMPASAMLPGSNRQDKFVESQVSDILGSMPSEGGSGLILEQPSCASSMPNGTLLLPCSHDGSGLEEVQTSFPQEGGRISNPDTSSDLEPSTAFASKEPVDNSDDQLALPDAPSQSTVAVLNVEASMQCPDEAIPCDSFISESGDPFPLMGKKEPEQCESGILAREDVSVDLSKLQHGEMDKSRENIAPRGNLELIRTTTAIEDEKCMIIGESAETTAASIIKQSEQRRAAEATSIVSRHDSVINESAEADVTSHDVHDVLSEIFETLNTPSVKMVSTTQVMDEHESYSVSKVPDSEEFTSKSVKIEREEFSGKLHDETENLEIPTITDAIFEDSQPEPFTNVIEESSHCVDIEPVHVVTETVEGNCETKDKHVQDEMCLASRYVTLNDSLQREMPSDSMLPNVAGTVEASSQSGISSASFVEGDNASTVDDSLEILSNNKNLEGCPASEAIDGQHSNVLAELSIISESGLSNGSASHEFPHGTTIRPSVVAPLGFPATMNFHSDYAKISCGDVTCSEEIAPYQLEVDTCTSPVRALDKSSAESSELDSAGILVSSGLDNLELPCPLNLGPEQHYLPSVSAQVESEGNMPVAPLLENCRDANVQSSAAASVEEVELGSDQCKLHDEQISTVPEAPANLADDSHEECFAYMQPCLQQKAAMKGMGVDQPKLQVEQMSVTSDTSDNFRGELQEECSAYMEPSYQQDAPRKETDLDESKLYAEQISVVSDTSCSFTVISQEECLANQQKVEVKEVNADQHKHHNEGVTMVSEVLKIGLETEEAHSASVELRKDDIQEQSIRDDHYPSDYAEVYSRNLVHLEQGGISEALEFSSSTLSEDRMRFIESEETVSFNYQLPENKRNETVPQPVLSLAQQYQLQADEVVTTTSAHMDDQSSTLELGTAENLEESGDRVSHDFLKNAGLPNNVSVEGIPSTAPDQGLPKLGKPLLPVKDEDSSVPGVLFPSGALVRSSSALVFGSAQVISQTDQVENHKRELVHNGHQTNAGLNISTSLVFPPLGIGTETDGMPPLPLPPVEWIMGRPRESFFPLPGEASQQPIFIPSYPTAEAGQRNGGLPWKHRSLYRRPKDPLIEAVASHDKSTLRKVTERDRAEVKPKADEREVLLEQIRAKSFNLKPIAANKPAIQGPKTNIKVAAILEKANAIRQACAGTGSDDDDDEADKWSDT; via the exons atgccacTGACGAGATACGTGATTCGAAATGAGTACAGTTTGGCAGACCCAGAGGTGTACAGATGTGTGGAGAAAGATGACCCGGAGGCGTTGCTGGAAGGGATCGCCATGGCCGGACTTATCGGCGTCTTGCGGCAGCTCGGAGACCTGGCCGA GTTTGCAGCTGAACTTTTCCATGACTTGCATGAAGAAGTAATGGCTACATCGGCAAGAGGCCATGGTCTTATGATTCGTGTTCAACAACTGGAGGCAGAGTTGCCTTCTATTGAGAAGGCCTTTCTATCACGTACCAATCATTTGGAATTTGCTTATGGTACAG GCTCTGATTGGCATTCGAGTGAGAGAATTGAACAAAACCTTGTTACACGGGGTGACTTGCCTCGTTTTGTGATGGACTCCTATGAAGAATGTCGTGCTCCACCACGATTATTTTTGCTGGATAA GTTTGATATTGCTGGTGCTGGTGCATGTTTGAAGAGATACTCTGACCCCTCATTTTTTAAGATGGAGCTGGCCTCTTCAGGGGCATTGAAAGCTGATGAAGTTCAAATAGGGAAACGTGCTCGTAGAGTCAAG AGAAAGGCATTCAGGCAAAGGAATGGTGATACCTTGGAGGCACTGCTTGATTCTAG CACGGATGACGCCTCCTTGGCTCCTGATGTGAAAAGTgccaaaactgaaaaaattccTTTTCACATAGTAAAGTTGAAGATGAGGCAAATGAATGGATATGCTTGCTCTAACAAAAAACTGGGTGGAACTTACATGGAACAGATTCTTGAAGCAACTGTAGATAACAATGACCACATTTTAGCTGTAAATCACTTCTCTTCACTTGTGAACGCATTAGATGATGTGTCGTCTGCTTTAGAACTTCATGGAAAGAATAAGGAAGATTCCTTGAATTTCCTGCAACAGAATGGAAATGTACAAGTTCCATCCACTAAGAGGCTGAAAGATATGCTAGCGCTGCCTTCCAATGAGTCAGTTTGTGATCTTGGAGGAAGTGCACCAGAAAATTCAGTTGAAACTATAGACCATGGTAAGAAACAAGCAGTCACTGTTAATGATGGGATTCAAGAGGATATCGTAGTTGATAGTGAAAGAAAAACAGTAATGACTGCCAGGGAAGAAAGGTCTGATGATTTTGTCGGTGATTTAGAAACCTATTTGGATGCTCTTGCTACCATTGAGTCTGAAATTGAAACAGATTCTGAGTGCCAAATCAAGCACGAAAATGAACTCTTTACCTTGAATCACCTAGGTGTTGATTCTGATAGAAATGGTGATCAGCTGTGTCAACTTTCTGAGAGTTGCAACTCCCATGTTGAAAATTCTCCAGCATCATATGATTCAAATTGTTCTTTTGTGAAAGGGGACCGAGAAATTTCTTACACAGACTCTCTTCATGGCTTGACAGATAGGAAACCTCCTCAGGTTGCTAAAGTTCTGCCTATAGATGACAGTCTAGAAACCATGAATATATCTTCAGATTCTCAAAATTCTTTAGAGTTGAAGGATTTGATGCTTGGCAATTTGTGTGATGAACCACACCCAGCGTCTGCTGAAAATACACCCACCTCTTTAACTGATGATGCTTTAGTTAGGTCATCTGCAAGTGATGGATCATCGACTATTGAAGACATGAATGATATTACATTGACAGAAGATAGTGAAAAATGTGTTGAGGCTCCAATTTCTAGTACGGCTGTTGATGCGCCTTTTGAATCTGCTGCTTCTTGCCATACATCTGAAGATGCAGCTTGTGGTTCTGCTGAGCATGCTTCAGCCTCAAAGCTTTCTTCTATGAATGAGAAGTCTAGCCCTGATGAAGGTCAGATATTGGTTGCTGTCATGACTCCAGAAAGTAATGAACAACATAAATCTGTGGAAACTCCAAATTCTGATGTAACTGGCGATGTGCATGTTGAGGGTGCTAGCTCTTGTAAGATGTCTGGAGAAGAAGCTTCTGCTTCTTTAATGGTTCATGCAGTCTCTACTTTTGCTTCCCCACATGAGGAACCAATCAAAGACAAGGCTCAAAAACCGGCCCCTGTGATGTTTCCAGAAAGTAATGAAGAATGTAAGCCtgcaaaatttataatttgtgATGTACAATTTGAGGGTGCAAGTTCTTGTCAGACGTCTGGAGAAGTATCATTCTCACATGACAAGCCAACCTCGGATGAGGTTTACATGCCAGCTTCTGCCATGCTCCCAGGAAGTAATAGACAAGATAAGTTTGTGGAATCTCAGGTTTCTGATATACTTGGCAGCATGCCTTCCGAGGGTGGTTCTGGTTTGATATTGGAGCAACCATCTTGTGCTTCCTCAATGCCTAATGGGACCCTTTTATTGCCCTGCTCACATGATGGATCTGGCCTTGAAGAAGTACAGACATCTTTCCCACAGGAAGGTGGACGTATCTCCAATCCTGATACATCTTCAGATTTAGAGCCGTCAACAGCTTTTGCATCAAAAGAACCGGTCGATAATAGCGACGATCAACTGGCATTACCTGATGCCCCATCCCAATCAACTGTAGCTGTCCTTAATGTTGAAGCATCCATGCAATGTCCTGATGAAGCGATTCCTTGTGACAGCTTCATTAGTGAATCAGGTGATCCTTTTCCTTTGATGGGCAAGAAAGAACCAGAACAATGTGAATCTGGCATATTGGCAAGAGAAGATGTTTCAGTAGATCTGTCTAAGCTCCAGCATGGGGAGATGGATAAAAGCAGAGAGAACATTGCTCCTAGAGGAAATTTAGAACTCATCAGAACTACTACTGCTATTGAAGATGAAAAATGCATGATAATAGGTGAATCTGCAGAAACTACAGCTGCTTCTATAATAAAACAATCTGAACAGAGGCGTGCTGCAGAGGCAACTTCTATTGTTTCTCGGCACGACAGTGTTATCAATGAGTCAGCTGAAGCTGATGTCACATCTCATGATGTCCATGATGTGTTAtctgaaatttttgaaacattaaatACACCATCTGTCAAGATGGTCAGCACAACACAGGTTATGGATGAGCACGAGTCCTATTCGGTTTCCAAGGTTCCTGATTCTGAAGAATTTACATCAAAATCTGTGAAGATTGAAAGGGAAGAATTCTCTGGAAAGTTGCATGATGAGACTGAAAATTTGGAAATTCCTACAATTACAGATGCGATTTTTGAAGATTCTCAACCAGAGCCTTTTACTAATGTCATAGAGGAATCTTCTCATTGTGTTGATATAGAACCTGTTCACGTGGTAACTGAAACTGTAGAAGGCAACTGTGAGACAAAGGATAAACATGTTCAGGATGAGATGTGTTTGGCTTCTAGGTATGTCACACTAAATGATTCTCTTCAAAGAGAAATGCCATCTGACTCTATGTTGCCAAATGTGGCTGGGACTGTAGAGGCCTCCTCTCAATCGGGTATTTCTAGTGCTAGCTTTGTAGAAGGTGACAATGCTAGCACAGTTGATGATTCTCTGGAGATTTTAagcaacaataaaaatttagaaGGTTGTCCTGCTTCTGAGGCAATTGATGGTCAGCATTCAAATGTTTTGGCTGAACTGAgtatcatatctgaatctggcTTGTCAAACGGTTCTGCTTCCCATGAATTCCCCCATGGTACTACTATAAGACCCAGCGTGGTGGCACCTTTGGGGTTTCCTGCAACAATGAACTTTCATTCTGATTATGCAAAAATTTCATGTGGAGATGTAACTTGTAGTGAAGAGATAGCTCCATATCAGCTGGAAGTGGATACTTGTACAAGTCCTGTTCGTGCACTTGATAAGTCCTCTGCTGAGTCTTCTGAGCTTGATTCTGCAGGTATCTTGGTGTCCTCTGGGCTCGACAACCTTGAGCTTCCATGCCCTTTAAATCTTGGACCTGAACAGCACTATCTTCCTTCTGTGTCAGCTCAAGTTGAAAGCGAGGGAAATATGCCGGTGGCTCCTCTTTTAGAGAACTGCAGAGATGCTAATGTTCAGAGCAGTGCAGCTGCTTCTGTGGAAGAAGTGGAGTTGGGATCTGATCAATGTAAACTTCACGATGAACAAATATCGACTGTTCCAGAGGCCCCAGCCAATTTGGCAGATGATTCACATGAAGAATGTTTTGCTTATATGCAACCTTGTCTTCAGCAGAAAGCAGCAATGAAAGGAATGGGTGTAGATCAACCTAAACTTCAAGTTGAACAAATGTCTGTGACTTCAGATACCTCAGACAATTTCAGAGGTGAACTTCAGGAAGAATGTTCTGCTTATATGGAACCCAGCTATCAGCAAGATGCACCAAGGAAAGAAACGGATTTGGATGAATCCAAACTTTATGCTGAACAAATATCTGTGGTTTCAGACACCTCATGTAGTTTCACAGTTATCTCTCAGGAAGAATGTTTGGCCAATCAGCAGAAAGTAGAAGTCAAAGAAGTCAATGCTGATCAACATAAACATCATAATGAAGGAGTAACCATGGTTTCGGAGGTTCTAAAAATTGGACTTGAGACTGAGGAAGCACATTCTGCTTCTGTAGAACTTCGGAAAGACGACATCCAAGAGCAGTCTATCAGGGATGATCACTATCCTTCTGATTATGCGGAAGTTTACTCAAGGAATTTAGTTCATCTGGAGCAAGGTGGCATTTCAGAGGCCCTTGAATTTTCCAGCTCTACCCTTTCTGAAGACCGCATGCGGTTCATTGAGTCTGAGGAGACAGTCAGTTTTAATTATCAGCTTcctgaaaataaaaggaatgaaACAGTTCCTCAACCAGTTCTTTCTTTAGCACAGCAGTACCAATTACAAGCTGATGAAGTTGTTACCACGACTTCTGCACATATGGATGATCAAAGTTCAACTCTTGAGTTGGGAACCGCAGAAAATCTAGAAGAATCAGGTGACCGTGTCTCTCATGACTTCTTGAAGAATGCTGGACTTCCTAACAATGTTTCTGTGGAAGGTATTCCTTCAACTGCACCGGATCAGGGATTGCCAAAACTTGGGAAGCCCCTTCTACCTGTGAAAGATGAAGATAGTTCAGTCCCGGGTGTGCTATTCCCTTCAGGTGCCCTCGTAAGGTCATCGTCAGCACTTGTTTTTGGCTCTGCTCAGGTTATCTCTCAAACAGACCAGGTAGAAAACCACAAGAGAGAATTAGTACATAATGGACATCAGACTAATGCAGGCCTTAATATCTCAACGTCTTTAGTGTTTCCTCCTCTTGGTATTGGAACTGAGACAGATGGGATGCCaccacttcctcttcctccagtGGAATGGATAATGGGAAGGCCCCGTGAGAGTTTTTTCCCATTACCTGGAGAAGCATCACAGCAGCCAATCTTTATTCCGAGCTATCCAACTGCTGAAGCTGGTCAACGTAATGGTGGTCTCCCATGGAAACACCGTTCCTTGTATAGAAGACCAAAAGATCCTCTGATTGAGGCTGTCGCATCTCATGACAAGTCTACG TTGAGAAAGGTAACTGAACGTGATCGCGCTGAAGTTAAACCGAAAGCTGATGAAAGAGAAGTATTGTTGGAGCAAATTAGAGCCAAG TCCTTCAACCTGAAGCCCATAGCTGCAAACAAACCTGCAATTCAAGGTCCTAAAACAAACATTAAAGTTGCTGCCATCTTGGAGAAAGCAAATGCGATACGCCAG GCGTGTGCTGGAACTGGAAGTGATGACGACGACGATGAAGCGGACAAGTGGAGTGACACATAA
- the LOC116261865 gene encoding uncharacterized protein LOC116261865 isoform X2, whose protein sequence is MDKLANACVTYLSGSDWHSSERIEQNLVTRGDLPRFVMDSYEECRAPPRLFLLDKFDIAGAGACLKRYSDPSFFKMELASSGALKADEVQIGKRARRVKRKAFRQRNGDTLEALLDSSTDDASLAPDVKSAKTEKIPFHIVKLKMRQMNGYACSNKKLGGTYMEQILEATVDNNDHILAVNHFSSLVNALDDVSSALELHGKNKEDSLNFLQQNGNVQVPSTKRLKDMLALPSNESVCDLGGSAPENSVETIDHGKKQAVTVNDGIQEDIVVDSERKTVMTAREERSDDFVGDLETYLDALATIESEIETDSECQIKHENELFTLNHLGVDSDRNGDQLCQLSESCNSHVENSPASYDSNCSFVKGDREISYTDSLHGLTDRKPPQVAKVLPIDDSLETMNISSDSQNSLELKDLMLGNLCDEPHPASAENTPTSLTDDALVRSSASDGSSTIEDMNDITLTEDSEKCVEAPISSTAVDAPFESAASCHTSEDAACGSAEHASASKLSSMNEKSSPDEGQILVAVMTPESNEQHKSVETPNSDVTGDVHVEGASSCKMSGEEASASLMVHAVSTFASPHEEPIKDKAQKPAPVMFPESNEECKPAKFIICDVQFEGASSCQTSGEVSFSHDKPTSDEVYMPASAMLPGSNRQDKFVESQVSDILGSMPSEGGSGLILEQPSCASSMPNGTLLLPCSHDGSGLEEVQTSFPQEGGRISNPDTSSDLEPSTAFASKEPVDNSDDQLALPDAPSQSTVAVLNVEASMQCPDEAIPCDSFISESGDPFPLMGKKEPEQCESGILAREDVSVDLSKLQHGEMDKSRENIAPRGNLELIRTTTAIEDEKCMIIGESAETTAASIIKQSEQRRAAEATSIVSRHDSVINESAEADVTSHDVHDVLSEIFETLNTPSVKMVSTTQVMDEHESYSVSKVPDSEEFTSKSVKIEREEFSGKLHDETENLEIPTITDAIFEDSQPEPFTNVIEESSHCVDIEPVHVVTETVEGNCETKDKHVQDEMCLASRYVTLNDSLQREMPSDSMLPNVAGTVEASSQSGISSASFVEGDNASTVDDSLEILSNNKNLEGCPASEAIDGQHSNVLAELSIISESGLSNGSASHEFPHGTTIRPSVVAPLGFPATMNFHSDYAKISCGDVTCSEEIAPYQLEVDTCTSPVRALDKSSAESSELDSAGILVSSGLDNLELPCPLNLGPEQHYLPSVSAQVESEGNMPVAPLLENCRDANVQSSAAASVEEVELGSDQCKLHDEQISTVPEAPANLADDSHEECFAYMQPCLQQKAAMKGMGVDQPKLQVEQMSVTSDTSDNFRGELQEECSAYMEPSYQQDAPRKETDLDESKLYAEQISVVSDTSCSFTVISQEECLANQQKVEVKEVNADQHKHHNEGVTMVSEVLKIGLETEEAHSASVELRKDDIQEQSIRDDHYPSDYAEVYSRNLVHLEQGGISEALEFSSSTLSEDRMRFIESEETVSFNYQLPENKRNETVPQPVLSLAQQYQLQADEVVTTTSAHMDDQSSTLELGTAENLEESGDRVSHDFLKNAGLPNNVSVEGIPSTAPDQGLPKLGKPLLPVKDEDSSVPGVLFPSGALVRSSSALVFGSAQVISQTDQVENHKRELVHNGHQTNAGLNISTSLVFPPLGIGTETDGMPPLPLPPVEWIMGRPRESFFPLPGEASQQPIFIPSYPTAEAGQRNGGLPWKHRSLYRRPKDPLIEAVASHDKSTLRKVTERDRAEVKPKADEREVLLEQIRAKSFNLKPIAANKPAIQGPKTNIKVAAILEKANAIRQACAGTGSDDDDDEADKWSDT, encoded by the exons ATGGACAAGCTTGCTAATGCCTGTGTAACGTACTTGTCAG GCTCTGATTGGCATTCGAGTGAGAGAATTGAACAAAACCTTGTTACACGGGGTGACTTGCCTCGTTTTGTGATGGACTCCTATGAAGAATGTCGTGCTCCACCACGATTATTTTTGCTGGATAA GTTTGATATTGCTGGTGCTGGTGCATGTTTGAAGAGATACTCTGACCCCTCATTTTTTAAGATGGAGCTGGCCTCTTCAGGGGCATTGAAAGCTGATGAAGTTCAAATAGGGAAACGTGCTCGTAGAGTCAAG AGAAAGGCATTCAGGCAAAGGAATGGTGATACCTTGGAGGCACTGCTTGATTCTAG CACGGATGACGCCTCCTTGGCTCCTGATGTGAAAAGTgccaaaactgaaaaaattccTTTTCACATAGTAAAGTTGAAGATGAGGCAAATGAATGGATATGCTTGCTCTAACAAAAAACTGGGTGGAACTTACATGGAACAGATTCTTGAAGCAACTGTAGATAACAATGACCACATTTTAGCTGTAAATCACTTCTCTTCACTTGTGAACGCATTAGATGATGTGTCGTCTGCTTTAGAACTTCATGGAAAGAATAAGGAAGATTCCTTGAATTTCCTGCAACAGAATGGAAATGTACAAGTTCCATCCACTAAGAGGCTGAAAGATATGCTAGCGCTGCCTTCCAATGAGTCAGTTTGTGATCTTGGAGGAAGTGCACCAGAAAATTCAGTTGAAACTATAGACCATGGTAAGAAACAAGCAGTCACTGTTAATGATGGGATTCAAGAGGATATCGTAGTTGATAGTGAAAGAAAAACAGTAATGACTGCCAGGGAAGAAAGGTCTGATGATTTTGTCGGTGATTTAGAAACCTATTTGGATGCTCTTGCTACCATTGAGTCTGAAATTGAAACAGATTCTGAGTGCCAAATCAAGCACGAAAATGAACTCTTTACCTTGAATCACCTAGGTGTTGATTCTGATAGAAATGGTGATCAGCTGTGTCAACTTTCTGAGAGTTGCAACTCCCATGTTGAAAATTCTCCAGCATCATATGATTCAAATTGTTCTTTTGTGAAAGGGGACCGAGAAATTTCTTACACAGACTCTCTTCATGGCTTGACAGATAGGAAACCTCCTCAGGTTGCTAAAGTTCTGCCTATAGATGACAGTCTAGAAACCATGAATATATCTTCAGATTCTCAAAATTCTTTAGAGTTGAAGGATTTGATGCTTGGCAATTTGTGTGATGAACCACACCCAGCGTCTGCTGAAAATACACCCACCTCTTTAACTGATGATGCTTTAGTTAGGTCATCTGCAAGTGATGGATCATCGACTATTGAAGACATGAATGATATTACATTGACAGAAGATAGTGAAAAATGTGTTGAGGCTCCAATTTCTAGTACGGCTGTTGATGCGCCTTTTGAATCTGCTGCTTCTTGCCATACATCTGAAGATGCAGCTTGTGGTTCTGCTGAGCATGCTTCAGCCTCAAAGCTTTCTTCTATGAATGAGAAGTCTAGCCCTGATGAAGGTCAGATATTGGTTGCTGTCATGACTCCAGAAAGTAATGAACAACATAAATCTGTGGAAACTCCAAATTCTGATGTAACTGGCGATGTGCATGTTGAGGGTGCTAGCTCTTGTAAGATGTCTGGAGAAGAAGCTTCTGCTTCTTTAATGGTTCATGCAGTCTCTACTTTTGCTTCCCCACATGAGGAACCAATCAAAGACAAGGCTCAAAAACCGGCCCCTGTGATGTTTCCAGAAAGTAATGAAGAATGTAAGCCtgcaaaatttataatttgtgATGTACAATTTGAGGGTGCAAGTTCTTGTCAGACGTCTGGAGAAGTATCATTCTCACATGACAAGCCAACCTCGGATGAGGTTTACATGCCAGCTTCTGCCATGCTCCCAGGAAGTAATAGACAAGATAAGTTTGTGGAATCTCAGGTTTCTGATATACTTGGCAGCATGCCTTCCGAGGGTGGTTCTGGTTTGATATTGGAGCAACCATCTTGTGCTTCCTCAATGCCTAATGGGACCCTTTTATTGCCCTGCTCACATGATGGATCTGGCCTTGAAGAAGTACAGACATCTTTCCCACAGGAAGGTGGACGTATCTCCAATCCTGATACATCTTCAGATTTAGAGCCGTCAACAGCTTTTGCATCAAAAGAACCGGTCGATAATAGCGACGATCAACTGGCATTACCTGATGCCCCATCCCAATCAACTGTAGCTGTCCTTAATGTTGAAGCATCCATGCAATGTCCTGATGAAGCGATTCCTTGTGACAGCTTCATTAGTGAATCAGGTGATCCTTTTCCTTTGATGGGCAAGAAAGAACCAGAACAATGTGAATCTGGCATATTGGCAAGAGAAGATGTTTCAGTAGATCTGTCTAAGCTCCAGCATGGGGAGATGGATAAAAGCAGAGAGAACATTGCTCCTAGAGGAAATTTAGAACTCATCAGAACTACTACTGCTATTGAAGATGAAAAATGCATGATAATAGGTGAATCTGCAGAAACTACAGCTGCTTCTATAATAAAACAATCTGAACAGAGGCGTGCTGCAGAGGCAACTTCTATTGTTTCTCGGCACGACAGTGTTATCAATGAGTCAGCTGAAGCTGATGTCACATCTCATGATGTCCATGATGTGTTAtctgaaatttttgaaacattaaatACACCATCTGTCAAGATGGTCAGCACAACACAGGTTATGGATGAGCACGAGTCCTATTCGGTTTCCAAGGTTCCTGATTCTGAAGAATTTACATCAAAATCTGTGAAGATTGAAAGGGAAGAATTCTCTGGAAAGTTGCATGATGAGACTGAAAATTTGGAAATTCCTACAATTACAGATGCGATTTTTGAAGATTCTCAACCAGAGCCTTTTACTAATGTCATAGAGGAATCTTCTCATTGTGTTGATATAGAACCTGTTCACGTGGTAACTGAAACTGTAGAAGGCAACTGTGAGACAAAGGATAAACATGTTCAGGATGAGATGTGTTTGGCTTCTAGGTATGTCACACTAAATGATTCTCTTCAAAGAGAAATGCCATCTGACTCTATGTTGCCAAATGTGGCTGGGACTGTAGAGGCCTCCTCTCAATCGGGTATTTCTAGTGCTAGCTTTGTAGAAGGTGACAATGCTAGCACAGTTGATGATTCTCTGGAGATTTTAagcaacaataaaaatttagaaGGTTGTCCTGCTTCTGAGGCAATTGATGGTCAGCATTCAAATGTTTTGGCTGAACTGAgtatcatatctgaatctggcTTGTCAAACGGTTCTGCTTCCCATGAATTCCCCCATGGTACTACTATAAGACCCAGCGTGGTGGCACCTTTGGGGTTTCCTGCAACAATGAACTTTCATTCTGATTATGCAAAAATTTCATGTGGAGATGTAACTTGTAGTGAAGAGATAGCTCCATATCAGCTGGAAGTGGATACTTGTACAAGTCCTGTTCGTGCACTTGATAAGTCCTCTGCTGAGTCTTCTGAGCTTGATTCTGCAGGTATCTTGGTGTCCTCTGGGCTCGACAACCTTGAGCTTCCATGCCCTTTAAATCTTGGACCTGAACAGCACTATCTTCCTTCTGTGTCAGCTCAAGTTGAAAGCGAGGGAAATATGCCGGTGGCTCCTCTTTTAGAGAACTGCAGAGATGCTAATGTTCAGAGCAGTGCAGCTGCTTCTGTGGAAGAAGTGGAGTTGGGATCTGATCAATGTAAACTTCACGATGAACAAATATCGACTGTTCCAGAGGCCCCAGCCAATTTGGCAGATGATTCACATGAAGAATGTTTTGCTTATATGCAACCTTGTCTTCAGCAGAAAGCAGCAATGAAAGGAATGGGTGTAGATCAACCTAAACTTCAAGTTGAACAAATGTCTGTGACTTCAGATACCTCAGACAATTTCAGAGGTGAACTTCAGGAAGAATGTTCTGCTTATATGGAACCCAGCTATCAGCAAGATGCACCAAGGAAAGAAACGGATTTGGATGAATCCAAACTTTATGCTGAACAAATATCTGTGGTTTCAGACACCTCATGTAGTTTCACAGTTATCTCTCAGGAAGAATGTTTGGCCAATCAGCAGAAAGTAGAAGTCAAAGAAGTCAATGCTGATCAACATAAACATCATAATGAAGGAGTAACCATGGTTTCGGAGGTTCTAAAAATTGGACTTGAGACTGAGGAAGCACATTCTGCTTCTGTAGAACTTCGGAAAGACGACATCCAAGAGCAGTCTATCAGGGATGATCACTATCCTTCTGATTATGCGGAAGTTTACTCAAGGAATTTAGTTCATCTGGAGCAAGGTGGCATTTCAGAGGCCCTTGAATTTTCCAGCTCTACCCTTTCTGAAGACCGCATGCGGTTCATTGAGTCTGAGGAGACAGTCAGTTTTAATTATCAGCTTcctgaaaataaaaggaatgaaACAGTTCCTCAACCAGTTCTTTCTTTAGCACAGCAGTACCAATTACAAGCTGATGAAGTTGTTACCACGACTTCTGCACATATGGATGATCAAAGTTCAACTCTTGAGTTGGGAACCGCAGAAAATCTAGAAGAATCAGGTGACCGTGTCTCTCATGACTTCTTGAAGAATGCTGGACTTCCTAACAATGTTTCTGTGGAAGGTATTCCTTCAACTGCACCGGATCAGGGATTGCCAAAACTTGGGAAGCCCCTTCTACCTGTGAAAGATGAAGATAGTTCAGTCCCGGGTGTGCTATTCCCTTCAGGTGCCCTCGTAAGGTCATCGTCAGCACTTGTTTTTGGCTCTGCTCAGGTTATCTCTCAAACAGACCAGGTAGAAAACCACAAGAGAGAATTAGTACATAATGGACATCAGACTAATGCAGGCCTTAATATCTCAACGTCTTTAGTGTTTCCTCCTCTTGGTATTGGAACTGAGACAGATGGGATGCCaccacttcctcttcctccagtGGAATGGATAATGGGAAGGCCCCGTGAGAGTTTTTTCCCATTACCTGGAGAAGCATCACAGCAGCCAATCTTTATTCCGAGCTATCCAACTGCTGAAGCTGGTCAACGTAATGGTGGTCTCCCATGGAAACACCGTTCCTTGTATAGAAGACCAAAAGATCCTCTGATTGAGGCTGTCGCATCTCATGACAAGTCTACG TTGAGAAAGGTAACTGAACGTGATCGCGCTGAAGTTAAACCGAAAGCTGATGAAAGAGAAGTATTGTTGGAGCAAATTAGAGCCAAG TCCTTCAACCTGAAGCCCATAGCTGCAAACAAACCTGCAATTCAAGGTCCTAAAACAAACATTAAAGTTGCTGCCATCTTGGAGAAAGCAAATGCGATACGCCAG GCGTGTGCTGGAACTGGAAGTGATGACGACGACGATGAAGCGGACAAGTGGAGTGACACATAA